In Denticeps clupeoides chromosome 1, fDenClu1.1, whole genome shotgun sequence, a single window of DNA contains:
- the mideasb gene encoding ELM2 and SANT domain-containing protein 1 isoform X2: protein MSLHPQQKPSSKRTGKRISFFNEQGVAMKQAPQPGPEGSYYGPGPPLSEQGPAPEGPHVYPNSVIFSTDKGEHYQQSAAVKWPQQNPSQQPQQRPGAGWPHGTAMATTWAQNFAPYLGGQGTFAKPASQDGVSVQQQHQQQHQDHLPDKQQQQQLQHQPAALGAPQHPAGSSVLQSFQVAFGQPRQHLPREFYQMFPQQAARTLPNVNYGAQANSQLQQQQEQLHAQRQQQQQQQQILLQQQQQMQQQILQQQHKVLQQQQQAQLVQQQQHTEQLHLQQMQQIRMQAAQRAPHNQQRLLDFYPGGGEAAAPEPPRSPPRLQPADDAHPSQHSLRRSRRLSREGAVPSPEDPVPPAADQLTQRNGNPEGAPRPSVVEEVKAAPTGVIQSTRRKRRVSQEVNLETLAQKASEMESLPSQVAKEPHRPWSPVDQEAEGLSAKRHRDDALVPLVIPVSVPVRPADPQSSPESDGTPPSQSWHRPPTHQDHKPSVIVTRRRSLRNSLSESSGQNGGADGPKDADGKPSKAKRRPRPEPLFIPPPKLGTFIAPPVYSTVTPYQSHLRSPVRLTDNPLALPPYTPPPILSPVREGSGLYFSTFLSAAAANAAGQGLAPPATPKSATRSLLRSNSCDITPPVLSAMGEATPVSIEPRINIGQRYQADIPELRERSGSQYDQHKAELVWAPLPEQREERVDDLTQLACSSVLCGGGTNQELAMHCLHECGGNIMEALALLLLKTPIFPKTHPLGDYHYSGSDSWTASEKRCFNKGIAAYKKDFFMVQKMVSSKSVAQCVEFYYTYKKQVKIARNGTLIYGDTEAAESKTSEEELDVKQSSQRFEQHKEEDDSRKWEGSCDRKSDSSPGRAAQSQPAAENLGTVVILQNQEVQRNPLLTSYAPPPPPKPRPDASGGRKSGVTTATGKGLAGQEGEFPCKKCGRIFYKVKSRSAHMKSHAEQEKKEAALRQKEAEQRRAAAVAAMMAARQNGAREGAERTSSGDSSSEEDADDEDWH, encoded by the exons ATGAGTTTACACCCCCAACAGAAGCCCAGCAGCAAGCGGACGGGGAAACGCATCTCCTTCTTCAACgagcagggcgtggccatgaAGCAGGCGCCGCAGCCCGGCCCCGAGGGCTCCTACTACGGCCCCGGGCCCCCCCTGTCCGAGCAGGGCCCCGCCCCCGAGGGCCCGCACGTGTACCCCAACTCTGTGATCTTCAGCACCGACAAGGGCGAGCACTACCAGCAGAGCGCTGCCGTGAAGTGGCCACAGCAGAACCCTTCCCAGCAGCCTCAGCAGAGGCCCGGCGCCGGCTGGCCGCACGGAACCGCCATGGCGACCACCTGGGCGCAGAACTTTGCCCCGTACCTGGGCGGCCAGGGCACGTTCGCCAAGCCGGCGTCTCAGGACGGAGTTTccgtgcagcagcagcatcagcagcagcatcaggaCCATCTTCCtgacaagcagcagcagcagcagctgcagcaccaaCCCGCCGCGCTCGGCGCCCCGCAGCACCCCGCCGGCTCCTCCGTGCTCCAGTCCTTCCAGGTGGCGTTCGGACAGCCGCGGCAGCACCTGCCACGCGAGTTCTACCAGATGTTCCCGCAGCAGGCGGCCAGAACCCTGCCGAACGTCAACTACGGCGCGCAGGCCAACtcgcagctgcagcagcagcaggagcagcttcACGCGcagagacagcagcagcagcagcagcagcagattctcctgcagcagcagcagcagatgcagcagcagATACTTCAGCAGCAACATAAagttctccagcagcagcagcaggcgcagctggtgcagcagcagcagcacacggAGCAGCTGCACCTGCAGCAGATGCAGCAGATACGCATGCAGGCGGCGCAGCGCGCCCCGCACAACCAGCAGCGCCTCCTCGATTTCTACCCCGGCGGTGGCGAGGCGGCGGCCCCGGAACCCCCGCGCTCGCCCCCGAGACTCCAGCCTGCCGACGACGCCCACCCGTCCCAGCATTCCCTGCGCCGCTCACGCCGGCTGTCCCGCGAGGGGGCGGTCCCCTCTCCCGAAGACCCCGTCCCCCCGGCGGCCGATCAGCTGACCCAGCGGAACGGGAACCCCGAGGGCGCGCCGCGCCCCTccgtggtggaggaggtgaaggcGGCGCCGACCGGGGTCATCCAGAGCACCCGCAGGAAGAGGCGGGTCTCTCAGGAGGTCAACCTGGAGACGCTGGCCCAGAAGGCCTCTGAGATGGAGTCCCTGCCGTCACAAGTGGCGAAG GAGCCCCACAGGCCGTGGAGCCCGGTGGATCAGGAGGCGGAAGGCCTGAGCGCCAAGCGTCACCGCGATGACGCCCTGGTCCCGCTGGTCATCCCCGTGTCCGTCCCAGTTCGCCCCGCGGACCCCCAGTCCTCCCCGGAGTCGGACGGGACGCCGCCGTCTCAGAGCTGGCACCGCCCCCCCACGCACCAGGACCACAAGCCCTCGGTCATCGTCACCCGGCGGCGGTCGCTGCGCAACTCGCTGTCCGAGAGTTCCGGCCAG AATGGCGGGGCGGACGGGCCCAAAGACGCCGACGGGAAGCCGTCGAAGGCCAAGCGGCGGCCACGCCCCGAGCCCCTCTTCATCCCGCCGCCCAAGCTGGGCACGTTCATCGCCCCGCCCGTCTACTCCACCGTCACGCCGTACCAGAGCCACCTGCGCTCCCCCGTGCGGCTGACGGACAACCCCCTCGCCCTGCCGCCCTACACGCCGCCGCCCATCCTGAGCCCGGTGCGGGAGGGGTCCGGACTCTACTTCTCCACCTTCCTCTCGGCCGCCGCCGCCAATGCCGCCGGCCAGGGCCTGGCCCCGCCCGCCACGCCCAAGTCGGCCACCCGCAGCCTGCTGCGCTCCA ACAGCTGTGACATCACACCCCCTGTCCTGTCGGCCATGGGTGAAGCCACGCCCGTCAGCATTGAACC ACGGATCAACATCGGCCAGCGGTACCAGGCCGACATCCCGGAGCTGAGGGAGCGCTCGGGCTCCCAGTACGACCAGCACAAGGCTGAGCTGGTGTGGGCGCCGCTGCCCGAGCAGCGAGAGGAGAGAG TGGACGATCTCACGCAGTTAGCCTGTTCCAGTGTGCTGTGTGGAGGGGGAACTAATCAGGAGCTGGCGATGCACTGCCTGCATGAGTGCGGGGGGAACATCATG GAAGCCCTGGCGCTGCTCCTGCTGAAAACACCCATATTTCCCAAAACCCACCCGCTGGGGGATTACCACTACTCTG gctCGGACAGCTGGACCGCCTCTGAGAAGCGCTGCTTTAATAAAGGCATCGCTGCCTACAAGAAGGACTTCTTCATGGTGCAGAAAATG gtgagctCTAAATCCGTGGCccagtgtgtggagttttaCTACACCTATAAGAAACAGGTAAAGATCGCCCGCAATGGAACCCTAATTTACGGCGACACTGAGGCAGCCGAGAGCAAAACGTCAGAGGAGGAGCTTGACGTCAAG CAGAGCTCGCAGAGATTTGAGCAGCACAAGGAAGAGGACgacagcaggaagtgggagggaTCATGTGACAGGAAGAGCGATTCGAGCCCTGGAAGAGCAGCACAGTCACAACCGGCTGCTGAAAAC ctcggTACCGTAGTGATCCTACAGAACCAGGAGGTTCAGAGGAACCCTCTCTTGACCAGTTACGCCCCCCCACCACCTCCAAAGCCACGCCCAGATGCCAGCGGGGGGCGGAAGAGCGGCGTCACCACGGCAACCGGCAAAGGCCTCGCTGGACAGGAGGGCGAGTTCCCCTGCAAGAAGTGTGGCAG GATATTCTACAAAGTGAAGAGCCGCAGCGCGCACATGAAGAGCCACGCTGAGCAAGAGAAGAAGGAGGCGGCGCTGCGTCAAAAGGAGGCGGAGCAACGGAGGGCGGCAGCGGTCGCCGCCATGATGGCTGCTCGTCAGAATGGGGCCAGAGAGGGTGCAGAAAGGACGAGTAGCGGGGACTCCTCTTCCGAGGAGGATGCAGATGATGAAGACTGGCACTAG